ACTCTATGGGCACTGGTTTAGTCATGCTCCTCCTACAACATATCAGCTAACATTGGATCTTGCAGCTGGGTGTTACCTTCCTGTTATTTATAACTGtgagtgaagaagaaaaaaatcagtctgcTTACTCAGAGGAGAAACAGGCAATGGATTCCAAAAGGCAAGTGAAGCTTAATGATGGCCACTTCATTCCTGTCCTGGGATTTGGAACCTATGCACCTCCAGAGGTAAGAGTAGTGGTTTAGGGTTGAGATATAAAAATAGCGGATATAACATGAGTGAAAGGGATGTGGGGTCTCAAGTTTTGAGTCCCCATGTGACACTAGGAGGGTCATTTGGTTCATTAACCAGGCTAGAACCATGGCCTAtgacagaggagagaaagagaagttaaatattacatttttttcctttaggaaatatCATTTGGGGCAATCATCAACCCTATTTTTTTTGTCCTTATTCCTATGGAAActgtatatgtttttctcttggatgctctttatgactttttaaaatatgtagaagTAATTTGGAAGTAAGTTTCTCAAATAAAgcaataatttctaaaaaaaaaaggaacatttatTCAGCATTATGAACAAAATAATCCTGCCATTTGTAACCACACAACTGGTTAACTGGGAGAACATTAAGCTAAGCgaaattagccagaaatagaaagacaaatactacatgatatcTTTATAGGTGGATTCTCTAAAAGTGAACTTGTAGAAGCAGAGAATAGAGAAATGGTGACCAGAAGCTGGGTCAAGcctgggaaaaatggaaagatgttGGTCAATGGTATAGACCTTCAGTTATAGGATGAATAAGCCTGAACAACTGATGTAGAGCACAGTGACTATAGTTAAAGATAATGTGCTATAACATGAGATTTTGTTAGATAAGGTTTTAAGTCTTCTTACAAACAACCTTAATAGTTAGCTATGGGAGGTGATGGATCTGTTACCTAGCTTGATTGTGGTGATTATTAACTGTGGACTCTTATGTGAGAACATCACTTTGTACACCTTGAATGGATACAGTTTTATTTGGTGTATTCTGTGTAGTTTCACTGGTAGACAGAGGTCTCAAATGCTTTCACTTGGTTTCTTGTTGCTTTTACCAGGCACCTTATATCTTTGTATGTAAGTATACATCTCACAGTATAAATGCTACCCATGACTACAACTTAAGCTGAGCCTTTTGGCTTCTAACAGCAAATCACCGAACCTGGAGGTGTTCTTGGGTCTTCTGAGGTCAGCAATCAACCACTGGTTGCCTGGGGTTGAAGGGTTCCTGGGTGTCCATGGAATAACTCACCAGGAATGTTCAGGGAAACTATCATGGGTTCATCGCCACACATATAGAACTAACCAAAGGCACACAAAAAAGTTGACCCTTGGGAAGATCAAAGCTTGTACCTTAACAATCTCTTAATCATGTGGATATTCAACATTTCTGTTTATGTAGACTGCTAAGAGTGAAGCTCAGGAAGTCACCCAATTCGCTATAGAGGTCGGGTTCCGCCATATTGACTGTGCTCATGTGTACCAAAATGAAGAGCAAGTTGGCCAGGCCATTCGAAGCAAGATTGCAGATGGCACTGTGAAGAGAGAAGACATATTCTACACTTCAAAGGTGCTATGAATGTTATGTGTGAACATGTATGCAAGTGATTGTGCCAAGGTGACAATTATATAATAGGATCATTTGTTTGGTGATCTATGCTTATTGGTAAATTCCTAAAGTATTAgaattccatggtggttcagtggttaagacttggtgctttAATGCCATGagcccagatttgatccttggtcagggaagtaat
The nucleotide sequence above comes from Cervus elaphus unplaced genomic scaffold, mCerEla1.1, whole genome shotgun sequence. Encoded proteins:
- the LOC122691384 gene encoding dihydrodiol dehydrogenase 3-like, which translates into the protein MDSKRQVKLNDGHFIPVLGFGTYAPPETAKSEAQEVTQFAIEVGFRHIDCAHVYQNEEQVGQAIRSKIADGTVKREDIFYTSKLWLTSLRQELVRSALEKSLKNLQLDYVDLYIIHFPL